From one Halothece sp. PCC 7418 genomic stretch:
- a CDS encoding zinc ribbon domain-containing protein, producing the protein MLEKWYLILSENHQRRGYGSTALKYPLSGLVICAECRSTCHSQSAVMNYHRAKRMGIPRVYRYYFQCKNWRVGRRPSRRHRSCSQKKTVRQEDVEAIVVEALSNRAKEVSQTVETPQEEPQIFSSPRGNQGL; encoded by the coding sequence GTGCTAGAAAAATGGTATCTAATTCTTAGTGAGAATCACCAGCGACGAGGTTACGGATCAACTGCTCTGAAATATCCCTTATCTGGATTGGTCATTTGTGCTGAGTGCCGAAGCACTTGTCATTCTCAATCTGCTGTGATGAACTATCATCGGGCGAAACGTATGGGGATTCCTAGAGTTTACCGCTATTACTTCCAGTGTAAAAACTGGCGCGTAGGTCGGAGACCGAGCCGTAGGCATCGCTCTTGTAGCCAAAAAAAAACAGTGCGCCAAGAAGATGTTGAAGCGATAGTAGTTGAAGCCCTTTCCAATCGAGCGAAAGAAGTCTCTCAAACGGTGGAAACGCCACAGGAAGAACCCCAAATATTTTCGAGTCCTAGAGGCAATCAGGGACTTTGA
- a CDS encoding EVE domain-containing protein produces MKPFPIERKKSLKRWKRHRKNPKYFRVLEAIRDFEQIYWTITRYAKEIVPGDGVLLWVAGEHAGIYAIAEVIEPAQHLTEELDIGYWFERTQNRDVPQCKIRFTRKLLEKPLLKETLKDDSVLQDLAVIRQPNATNYKVTPEQWQRVYELKGSAIAQRIPEVDKLQKV; encoded by the coding sequence TTGAAGCCCTTTCCAATCGAGCGAAAGAAGTCTCTCAAACGGTGGAAACGCCACAGGAAGAACCCCAAATATTTTCGAGTCCTAGAGGCAATCAGGGACTTTGAGCAAATATATTGGACGATCACTCGTTACGCCAAGGAGATTGTTCCTGGGGACGGAGTATTGTTATGGGTTGCAGGTGAACACGCTGGAATTTATGCGATCGCAGAAGTGATTGAACCAGCCCAACATTTAACGGAGGAGCTAGATATTGGCTACTGGTTTGAGCGCACTCAGAATCGAGATGTTCCTCAATGTAAAATACGGTTTACGCGGAAGCTACTGGAGAAGCCTTTGTTGAAGGAAACACTCAAAGATGATTCGGTTTTACAAGATTTAGCGGTGATTCGCCAGCCGAATGCTACTAATTACAAGGTTACGCCAGAACAATGGCAACGGGTTTATGAATTAAAAGGAAGCGCGATCGCGCAGCGCATTCCTGAAGTGGATAAATTGCAGAAAGTTTAA
- a CDS encoding nucleotidyltransferase family protein yields MPLIDLLQEKRDEIIKIASKHGAFNVRVFGSVVRQEETKNSDIDFLIDYDRAKTSPWFPGGLLMDLEELLGCKVDIVTEQGLSPFIREQVLAEAKRL; encoded by the coding sequence ATGCCACTAATAGATTTATTACAGGAAAAGCGAGACGAAATCATTAAAATTGCTTCCAAACATGGAGCATTTAATGTTCGAGTATTTGGTTCTGTGGTACGACAAGAGGAGACAAAAAATAGTGATATTGACTTCTTGATTGATTATGATCGCGCTAAAACCAGTCCTTGGTTTCCAGGAGGTTTACTCATGGATTTGGAGGAGTTATTAGGTTGTAAAGTTGATATTGTTACTGAACAAGGGTTAAGTCCTTTCATTCGAGAACAGGTATTAGCTGAGGCGAAACGTTTATGA
- a CDS encoding DUF6883 domain-containing protein: MKLLNSDQAIIDDEKLAGYCLNPNHTDGQDKARVFKSALGLTIDDANELKNALLFAVQTYDAIPDKKNAYGQKYVIDFPLTRRNKTATIHSVWIVDNQQQIPRLITCYVL; encoded by the coding sequence ATGAAACTTCTTAACTCTGACCAAGCCATTATTGATGATGAAAAACTCGCTGGCTATTGCCTTAACCCTAATCATACCGATGGACAGGATAAAGCCCGTGTCTTTAAATCAGCTTTAGGCTTAACTATTGATGATGCCAATGAACTAAAAAACGCCTTGTTATTTGCTGTTCAAACCTATGATGCAATTCCCGATAAAAAAAACGCCTATGGACAAAAATATGTAATCGACTTTCCCTTAACACGGAGGAATAAAACCGCAACCATTCATAGTGTGTGGATAGTAGATAATCAGCAGCAAATCCCTCGATTAATTACTTGTTATGTCCTTTAG
- a CDS encoding DUF4926 domain-containing protein, producing the protein MKLLDVVALLEDLPELGLYRGQVGTIVEQYEPTVFEVEFSDNTGQAYALETLREEQLMVLHHYPLEPNKIAS; encoded by the coding sequence ATGAAACTTTTAGATGTTGTTGCCTTATTGGAAGATTTACCCGAACTGGGATTATATCGCGGACAAGTCGGGACAATTGTTGAGCAATACGAACCCACTGTTTTTGAAGTAGAATTTAGTGATAACACAGGGCAAGCCTACGCCCTAGAAACTTTACGGGAAGAGCAATTAATGGTACTCCATCACTATCCCTTAGAACCCAACAAAATAGCATCGTAA
- a CDS encoding type I restriction-modification enzyme R subunit C-terminal domain-containing protein: MESDFFTTKEAAKITGCTLRQLQYWRDKRVIVPTVDATGKGRSVFYTRDDLVALMVMEHLLSAGLDYTQARAGLEALREKEPNFCKPSVNTRYVLSNHKENDHIILKDFYAKLTVQLSQFRKSDHQENDMTEEELEAVTRRKRINKTLTQLGWTIADYEDNLDTSRLNCHAVQEYPVATGRADYALFVNGLWIGVIEAKRLTVGSQAALEQAKRYSKGAFEGVGNWRGYRVPFLFSSNGELVYFLDIREESNLTRELTTFYTPDALAELFQRNYGEYYQWLKTHPVEENDRLRPYQISAIAHTEKAITEGKRELLIAMATGTGKTFTIVSGIYRLLASKTVQRVLFLVDRRALAAQAVRAFASFQTPNGNKFNQEYEVYSQSFKKDEFGEDDKFNSQVLPNSYLVEPSPSHTFVYVSTIQRMKLNLLGQGAVNSEETGDLETEADAEQLEIPIHAFDLIIADECHRGYTSSEISAWRKVLDYFDALKIGLTATPAIHTVSLFKKIVYRYTTEQAIADGYLVDYEQVNINSNVKINGTFLKEGEVVRSVDRETGAKYYETLEDEREFNSTDIERKITSPDSNRKIIQEIAQYAYKHEEETGRFPKILIFANNDLDHISHADQVVSVCKDVFARGDDFVQKITGKADRPMQKIREFRNRPQPKISVTVDLLTTGIDIPAIEFIVFMRPVKSRILWVQMLGRGTRRCDDINKTHFKIFDCFGGSLVEYFADSTDFKIDPPRKQTMPINQVISNILDQIDPEGHIDILTRRVHRIDRNISEEGREEFKRFIPDDNISEFARNLEDRMKTNTEEMVSLLQDEEFQDFLENYPRAQKTFYIAEGVEDTVSSETVIQGQKPEDYLDSFYRFITENSDEIEALKVLRQSPQKWNAEVLEELREKLNQNRFTEEKLQRAYQLVKNKALADIISLIRSAYNPSEEVYTAQERVDKAISAVTNEREFSQEQLKWLGYIREHLIQNLSINMEDFEYAPIFERYGGRGKAKKVFGNQLNQLIDELNSAIAA, translated from the coding sequence GTGGAATCAGATTTTTTTACCACCAAGGAAGCAGCAAAAATTACAGGATGTACTCTTCGTCAATTACAATACTGGCGTGATAAAAGAGTAATTGTCCCCACTGTCGATGCAACGGGAAAAGGGCGGAGTGTTTTCTATACAAGGGATGATTTAGTCGCTTTGATGGTGATGGAACATCTCTTATCAGCAGGTTTGGATTATACTCAAGCCCGTGCGGGACTAGAAGCGTTGAGAGAAAAAGAACCTAATTTCTGTAAGCCTTCTGTTAATACTCGTTATGTGTTATCGAATCACAAAGAAAATGATCATATAATTTTGAAAGACTTTTATGCGAAACTAACCGTACAGTTAAGTCAATTCAGAAAGTCGGATCATCAAGAAAACGACATGACAGAGGAAGAGTTAGAAGCAGTTACCCGACGAAAACGAATTAATAAAACCTTAACTCAACTGGGTTGGACGATCGCTGATTATGAGGATAATCTAGACACCAGCCGTTTAAATTGCCATGCAGTACAAGAATATCCAGTGGCGACGGGTCGTGCTGATTATGCTTTATTTGTGAATGGGTTATGGATCGGTGTTATCGAAGCGAAACGATTAACAGTCGGTTCTCAGGCTGCTTTGGAACAAGCAAAACGGTATTCTAAAGGGGCATTTGAAGGGGTTGGAAACTGGCGGGGTTATCGCGTTCCTTTCCTTTTTTCCAGTAATGGGGAATTAGTCTATTTTCTTGATATCAGAGAAGAATCGAACCTGACTCGTGAACTGACTACGTTTTACACTCCCGATGCGCTGGCTGAGTTGTTTCAGCGCAATTATGGCGAATATTATCAATGGTTAAAAACCCATCCCGTTGAAGAAAATGATCGCTTAAGACCCTATCAAATTAGCGCGATCGCGCATACAGAAAAAGCGATTACGGAAGGGAAGCGAGAATTATTAATTGCAATGGCAACAGGAACAGGAAAAACCTTTACGATTGTTTCTGGTATTTATCGCCTGTTAGCGTCTAAAACAGTACAGCGAGTCTTATTTTTAGTCGATCGCAGAGCGTTGGCTGCTCAAGCAGTGAGGGCGTTTGCTTCTTTTCAAACCCCTAATGGTAATAAGTTTAACCAAGAATATGAGGTTTATAGTCAATCATTCAAGAAAGATGAGTTCGGTGAAGATGATAAGTTTAATTCTCAGGTTTTACCTAATAGCTATTTAGTCGAACCGTCTCCCAGTCATACCTTTGTTTATGTCTCCACCATTCAACGGATGAAACTGAATTTATTAGGTCAAGGGGCTGTTAATTCCGAGGAAACTGGAGATTTAGAAACAGAAGCAGATGCAGAACAATTAGAGATTCCCATTCATGCTTTTGATTTAATTATTGCAGATGAATGTCATCGCGGTTATACCTCTAGTGAAATTAGTGCTTGGCGCAAGGTTTTAGATTATTTTGATGCCCTAAAAATTGGCTTAACTGCAACTCCTGCCATTCATACCGTCTCTTTATTTAAGAAGATTGTTTATCGCTACACCACAGAACAGGCGATCGCGGATGGTTATTTAGTCGATTATGAGCAAGTTAATATCAATTCTAATGTCAAAATAAACGGGACTTTCTTAAAAGAAGGGGAAGTGGTGCGAAGCGTCGATCGCGAAACAGGGGCGAAATATTATGAAACGTTAGAAGATGAACGAGAATTTAATTCTACAGACATTGAACGGAAAATTACTTCCCCTGATAGCAATCGTAAAATCATTCAAGAAATTGCTCAATATGCCTATAAACATGAGGAAGAAACAGGGCGTTTCCCCAAAATCCTTATTTTTGCCAATAACGACTTAGACCATATTTCCCATGCGGATCAAGTGGTTAGTGTTTGCAAAGATGTATTTGCGAGAGGAGATGATTTTGTCCAAAAAATAACGGGTAAAGCAGATCGCCCGATGCAGAAAATTCGAGAATTTAGAAATCGTCCTCAGCCTAAAATCTCCGTGACAGTAGATTTATTAACCACAGGAATTGATATTCCCGCGATCGAGTTTATTGTCTTTATGCGTCCTGTAAAATCGCGGATTTTATGGGTACAGATGTTAGGACGAGGAACGAGACGTTGTGACGATATTAATAAAACCCATTTTAAAATTTTTGACTGTTTTGGTGGGTCTTTAGTGGAATACTTTGCGGATAGTACAGACTTTAAAATTGATCCGCCTCGTAAACAAACTATGCCTATTAATCAAGTCATTAGCAATATTTTGGATCAAATTGATCCAGAGGGTCACATCGACATTTTAACCAGAAGAGTCCATCGCATCGATCGTAATATTAGCGAAGAAGGACGAGAAGAATTTAAGCGGTTTATTCCTGATGATAATATCAGTGAATTTGCGAGAAATTTAGAAGATAGAATGAAAACGAATACAGAAGAAATGGTGAGTCTTCTGCAAGATGAGGAGTTTCAGGACTTTCTAGAAAACTATCCTCGCGCTCAGAAAACTTTTTATATTGCAGAAGGTGTCGAAGATACAGTAAGCTCTGAGACAGTTATTCAAGGGCAAAAACCCGAGGATTATTTAGACAGTTTTTATCGGTTTATTACGGAAAATAGTGATGAGATAGAAGCGTTAAAAGTTCTCCGTCAAAGTCCCCAGAAATGGAATGCAGAAGTGTTAGAAGAGTTACGAGAAAAGTTGAATCAGAATCGCTTTACTGAGGAAAAATTGCAACGAGCTTATCAATTAGTGAAAAATAAAGCCTTAGCGGATATTATTTCTTTAATTCGTTCGGCTTACAATCCCTCGGAAGAGGTTTACACCGCACAGGAGAGAGTTGATAAAGCGATTTCTGCGGTTACTAATGAGCGAGAATTTAGTCAAGAACAGTTAAAATGGTTAGGCTACATTCGTGAGCATTTGATTCAGAATCTTAGCATTAACATGGAAGATTTTGAATACGCGCCGATTTTTGAACGCTATGGGGGTCGTGGAAAAGCGAAAAAGGTATTCGGAAATCAGTTAAATCAGTTAATTGATGAGTTGAACAGCGCGATCGCTGCTTAA